From Lysinibacillus sp. SGAir0095, the proteins below share one genomic window:
- a CDS encoding metallophosphoesterase, producing MKKLLKFCLFIIAIYLFLYINNHWIITTEHIYESEKVPESFDGFRITQVSDLHDALFGDNQAKLVKKVAATNPDVIFITGDVIDSNRYNLEQSLQAVREFVKISDVYYVIGNHEVATNKVEEIYEALSAIGVHVMPNTSMILEREGESIAILGIEDPLNGYETQSMLGTALAGVDREDLTVLLAHRPEKFNTYVANNINLVFSGHAHGGQIRLPFVGGLIAPGQGFLPKYTAGTFEDGETTMNVSRGLGNSTVPFRIFNLPQLVVVELKSK from the coding sequence TTGAAAAAACTTCTTAAATTTTGCCTTTTTATAATAGCAATATACTTATTTTTATATATAAATAACCATTGGATTATTACGACCGAGCATATTTATGAATCGGAAAAGGTACCGGAAAGCTTTGATGGCTTTCGAATTACCCAAGTTTCTGATTTGCATGATGCCTTGTTTGGGGACAATCAAGCCAAACTCGTGAAAAAAGTAGCGGCTACTAATCCAGATGTAATTTTTATTACGGGGGATGTCATTGACAGCAATCGCTATAATCTAGAGCAGAGCTTGCAGGCAGTACGGGAATTTGTGAAAATTTCAGATGTTTACTATGTGATTGGAAATCATGAGGTAGCAACAAACAAAGTTGAAGAAATATATGAAGCATTGTCCGCAATTGGTGTTCATGTCATGCCAAATACTTCTATGATTTTGGAGCGTGAAGGGGAAAGCATTGCGATTTTAGGGATTGAAGACCCTCTTAATGGCTATGAAACACAAAGTATGCTAGGTACGGCATTGGCTGGTGTAGACAGAGAAGATTTGACTGTTCTCTTAGCTCACCGTCCGGAGAAGTTCAATACGTATGTCGCTAATAATATTAACTTGGTGTTCTCGGGCCATGCACATGGAGGACAGATTCGACTTCCTTTTGTTGGAGGACTAATAGCACCTGGACAAGGATTCTTACCGAAATATACAGCAGGAACTTTTGAAGATGGGGAGACAACCATGAATGTAAGCCGTGGCTTAGGAAATAGTACAGTGCCTTTTCGTATATTCAATCTGCCACAGCTAGTAGTGGTAGAGTTAAAGTCTAAATAA
- a CDS encoding DHHA1 domain-containing protein: MKDLFYYQDPMMQQFTADVLRTGLDETGPYIVLSNTAFYPTGGGQPHDIGRINDLRVINVEKVEDDIRHYVEGDIKALEGEVTGHIDWERRFDHMQQHCGQHILTAAFVELFDFPTVSFHLGMGLVTIDIAAAQITDEQLAQAEKRANEIVLENRPIETKWVTNEELAHYPLRKDISVDEDIRLVIIPDYDYNGCGGIHPTSTGQVSSIKIMSTEKMKKNTRVSFVCGNRVLSQLAMRKSVLSDVARQLSVPEESAGDALRKVFHDIKETEKNLEEAQNQLLRYEAMELIAASRASGIVAASFKNRTVQTLQKLGREVISLMSEGICLLAAENEDKIQFIAARGNQVDKTMKEISGGILPLINGKGGGNDSFVQGGGERLLSAEELLGEMRKLV; this comes from the coding sequence ATGAAAGATTTATTTTATTACCAAGATCCAATGATGCAACAATTTACAGCGGACGTTTTACGAACAGGACTTGACGAAACAGGACCCTATATTGTCCTATCAAATACAGCATTTTATCCAACTGGAGGGGGGCAGCCCCATGATATAGGAAGAATTAATGATTTACGGGTAATAAATGTAGAAAAAGTAGAGGATGACATTCGACATTATGTTGAAGGAGACATAAAAGCGCTGGAAGGTGAAGTTACAGGACATATCGACTGGGAACGCCGTTTTGATCATATGCAACAGCATTGTGGCCAGCATATTTTAACAGCAGCCTTTGTGGAGCTGTTCGATTTCCCAACTGTTAGCTTTCATTTAGGAATGGGACTTGTCACGATTGATATTGCCGCCGCTCAAATTACAGATGAACAACTGGCTCAGGCAGAAAAACGAGCAAATGAAATTGTGCTCGAAAATCGACCAATCGAGACAAAATGGGTAACTAATGAAGAATTAGCCCATTACCCTTTGAGAAAAGACATTTCTGTTGATGAAGATATTCGCCTTGTGATCATTCCAGATTATGACTACAACGGTTGTGGCGGTATCCATCCTACATCTACAGGTCAAGTAAGTAGCATTAAAATCATGAGTACAGAAAAAATGAAAAAGAATACACGCGTTTCTTTTGTGTGTGGGAATCGGGTGTTAAGTCAGCTAGCCATGCGAAAAAGTGTATTGTCCGATGTTGCCCGCCAATTGAGTGTACCAGAGGAATCAGCAGGGGATGCATTACGGAAAGTTTTTCATGATATAAAAGAAACCGAAAAAAACTTAGAAGAAGCACAAAATCAACTGCTTAGGTACGAAGCAATGGAGCTTATTGCAGCAAGTCGTGCTTCTGGAATTGTAGCTGCCTCATTTAAAAATCGTACTGTACAAACCTTACAAAAGCTTGGTCGTGAAGTAATCTCACTGATGAGTGAGGGAATTTGTCTACTGGCAGCGGAAAATGAAGATAAAATTCAATTTATCGCTGCTCGCGGAAATCAGGTTGATAAAACCATGAAAGAAATCTCTGGTGGCATTCTTCCATTAATCAATGGAAAAGGCGGCGGGAATGACTCTTTTGTTCAAGGTGGTGGAGAAAGACTTCTTTCTGCAGAGGAACTTTTGGGGGAAATGAGGAAGTTGGTTTAG
- a CDS encoding GNAT family N-acetyltransferase, producing MFIYPVDEEISLRLVTERDAEEIFQMIDSSRTHFREWLGWLDYSTKVQDTLVNIKNNLLQFIANEGLDTAIVYKGKIVGKIGFNKINKSNKTAYVGYMLDEKFQGKGIMTRSAKAIVKIAFEEYGLNKVEIHAAEGNTKSRSIPIRLGFKEEGTIRSAEWLYDHYVDHVVYGMLKEEWK from the coding sequence ATGTTCATTTATCCAGTAGATGAAGAAATCAGCTTGAGACTTGTTACAGAAAGAGATGCAGAAGAAATCTTTCAAATGATTGATTCCTCTCGCACACATTTTCGTGAATGGTTGGGCTGGTTAGATTATTCAACGAAAGTTCAGGATACATTGGTCAACATTAAAAATAATCTGCTTCAGTTTATAGCAAATGAAGGTTTGGATACGGCCATTGTTTATAAAGGGAAAATAGTTGGGAAAATTGGTTTCAACAAAATCAATAAGTCCAATAAAACTGCCTATGTTGGCTATATGTTAGATGAAAAGTTTCAAGGGAAAGGTATCATGACAAGATCAGCTAAAGCCATCGTCAAGATAGCTTTTGAAGAATATGGATTGAATAAGGTCGAAATCCATGCTGCTGAAGGAAATACAAAAAGCCGTAGTATTCCCATAAGATTAGGCTTTAAAGAAGAAGGAACTATTCGCAGTGCCGAATGGCTGTATGACCATTATGTAGACCACGTTGTTTATGGCATGCTAAAAGAAGAGTGGAAGTAA